A portion of the Tindallia magadiensis genome contains these proteins:
- the flhB gene encoding flagellar biosynthesis protein FlhB: MILMIDLQLFADQEKTEKATPRKRKKSREEGQVLFSKEVNTAFTLLAAFVLLFLLSNYYGSSIRILTINVYEDLMLNHNLYSISNVHKLTTSLTIRLFIIILPLAFSVLIIGIICSYLQVGFLLTSKPLQPKLNKLSPIKGLKKLFSMEKIVELIKSLIKIIFISYIVYFYLVGQLETIFSLTSLEIEQTVEIIIGITFNIGIRAGILLIILGILDYIYQKYEYEKKLKMSKQEVKDEQKQIEGDPKIKSKIRQKQMQISMRRMMDEVPKADVVVTNPTHYAVALKYSPGEYAAPFVLAKGQNIVAQNIKKIASEKGVQMVENKYLAKTLYHTVNIGDTIPPELYESVAEILAYVYQMDATRRGGASNE; the protein is encoded by the coding sequence ATGATCTTAATGATCGATTTACAGCTTTTTGCAGATCAAGAAAAGACTGAAAAAGCTACACCAAGAAAAAGGAAAAAATCTCGAGAAGAGGGACAAGTGCTGTTTAGCAAGGAAGTAAATACTGCTTTTACCCTGCTTGCTGCGTTTGTCCTGCTTTTTTTGTTATCTAATTATTATGGTAGTTCCATCAGGATACTGACCATTAATGTTTATGAAGATTTAATGTTAAACCATAACCTTTATTCAATATCTAATGTTCATAAGTTAACGACATCACTTACGATACGATTATTTATTATTATTTTACCTCTAGCTTTTAGTGTTCTTATTATTGGAATAATATGTAGCTATTTACAAGTTGGATTTTTATTAACTTCGAAGCCGTTACAACCAAAGCTTAATAAACTTAGTCCAATTAAGGGGCTTAAAAAGTTGTTTTCTATGGAGAAAATTGTAGAATTAATTAAGTCTTTGATTAAAATTATTTTCATCAGTTATATTGTATACTTTTATCTAGTAGGTCAATTAGAAACAATCTTTAGCTTAACATCACTAGAAATAGAACAGACAGTTGAAATTATAATTGGAATCACGTTTAATATTGGCATAAGAGCTGGAATCCTATTGATTATTTTAGGGATATTGGATTATATATATCAAAAATATGAATATGAGAAGAAATTAAAGATGAGCAAACAGGAAGTCAAAGATGAGCAAAAACAAATAGAAGGTGACCCGAAGATAAAATCAAAAATCAGACAAAAACAAATGCAAATTTCTATGAGGCGTATGATGGATGAAGTACCGAAAGCAGATGTGGTTGTTACGAATCCAACTCATTATGCTGTAGCCTTAAAATATTCTCCAGGAGAATATGCAGCACCGTTTGTTCTTGCAAAAGGACAGAATATAGTTGCTCAAAATATTAAAAAAATCGCATCAGAAAAAGGTGTTCAAATGGTAGAAAATAAATATCTTGCAAAAACTTTATATCATACAGTTAATATTGGAGATACTATTCCTCCAGAATTATATGAATCCGTTGCAGAAATCCTTGCTTATGTTTATCAGATGGATGCTACACGTAGAGGAGGAGCTTCAAATGAATAA
- the fliR gene encoding flagellar biosynthetic protein FliR — translation MSIVDFILLNVELFLLILVRVTGLFSIAPVLGNENVPMITRLGLSVMISFIMLPLMHTTQPTVLDSFPLYTYFILQEFAVGIAIGFIGTVYFAMFFLAGTVMDRQTGFALANVIDPLTDMEVPIFGNFYNILFMLLFLGINGHHIFIRTLYDSYKFIPIGHTISMNLNFVEFVISLFRDITILAFILSAPIMMTAFLANVMLGIFAKTMPQINVFVVGMPLRIIVGLLTVWITLQTVLPFSEGFFDRIFRGVYSFMRILI, via the coding sequence ATGTCAATTGTAGATTTTATATTGTTAAATGTTGAACTTTTTCTATTAATATTGGTTCGAGTTACGGGTTTGTTTTCAATTGCTCCTGTGTTAGGTAATGAAAATGTACCCATGATAACACGTTTAGGATTATCCGTAATGATATCTTTTATAATGTTACCGTTGATGCATACTACCCAACCAACAGTGCTGGATAGCTTTCCATTATACACCTATTTTATCTTACAAGAATTTGCAGTAGGTATAGCTATTGGTTTTATTGGAACTGTTTATTTTGCGATGTTTTTTTTAGCCGGTACTGTAATGGATAGACAAACTGGTTTTGCACTAGCGAATGTTATTGATCCATTAACAGATATGGAAGTTCCCATATTTGGGAATTTCTATAATATACTTTTTATGCTTTTATTTTTAGGAATTAATGGACACCATATTTTTATTAGAACTTTGTACGATAGCTATAAATTTATCCCTATAGGACATACAATTTCTATGAACTTAAACTTTGTTGAGTTTGTTATTAGCTTGTTCAGAGATATCACTATCCTTGCTTTTATATTAAGCGCACCGATTATGATGACTGCCTTTTTAGCAAATGTAATGCTTGGAATATTTGCTAAAACTATGCCACAAATAAATGTTTTTGTTGTTGGAATGCCTCTTCGAATTATTGTCGGTTTGCTAACAGTATGGATAACACTTCAAACAGTCTTACCTTTTTCAGAAGGGTTTTTTGATCGAATATTCCGTGGAGTTTATAGTTTCATGAGAATACTTATATAA
- the fliQ gene encoding flagellar biosynthesis protein FliQ, with amino-acid sequence MREGKTMNEGMIIELGQQTMLTILLMSAPMLGFGLIVGLSVSIFQTITSIQEQTLTFVPKIIAVFTSIIIFSPWLLSILINFTNTLFEDLSRFIQ; translated from the coding sequence TTGAGAGAGGGAAAAACTATGAATGAGGGTATGATCATTGAGCTTGGACAACAGACAATGCTTACTATTTTACTAATGTCAGCACCGATGTTGGGTTTTGGATTGATTGTTGGATTGTCAGTAAGTATTTTTCAAACAATTACATCTATTCAAGAGCAGACTTTAACATTTGTTCCGAAGATAATTGCTGTCTTCACATCGATAATCATTTTTTCCCCTTGGCTTCTTTCGATTTTAATTAATTTTACGAACACTTTATTCGAAGACCTTAGTCGTTTTATTCAATAA
- the fliP gene encoding flagellar type III secretion system pore protein FliP (The bacterial flagellar biogenesis protein FliP forms a type III secretion system (T3SS)-type pore required for flagellar assembly.), translated as MIKLAGVLLLKIGEIIKRKERKKTKRVIRISKLYSFYSNKAPKIGKLFLFLIPFFFMIIFLMEPIRVEAAQIPIPGLELNFNEADSPEDVAVTVQILLLLTVLSLAPAILIMLTSFTRIVIVLGFIRRALATQTTPPNQVIIGLALFLTLFTMRNVVADINQNAFQPYLNEEINQIEAFENAMEPIRDFMFRQTRQQDLAMFMEIADESPSEDLDTISNTVLIPAFIISELKTAFQMGFVLFIPFIVLDMVIASTLLSMGMMMLPPAMISLPFKLLLFIMVDGWNIIIRSLVGSFN; from the coding sequence GTGATAAAATTAGCTGGAGTGCTTTTGCTCAAAATTGGAGAAATTATAAAACGAAAAGAAAGGAAAAAAACTAAAAGGGTGATCAGAATTAGTAAATTATATTCATTTTATTCTAATAAGGCGCCAAAGATTGGTAAATTATTTTTGTTTTTAATTCCTTTCTTTTTTATGATAATCTTTCTTATGGAACCAATACGAGTGGAAGCTGCTCAAATTCCAATTCCTGGACTAGAATTAAATTTTAACGAAGCGGACTCTCCTGAGGATGTTGCTGTAACGGTTCAAATTCTTCTTTTGTTAACGGTTTTATCACTTGCTCCTGCCATTTTGATAATGTTAACAAGTTTTACTAGAATAGTAATTGTTCTTGGATTTATTCGAAGAGCTTTAGCGACCCAAACGACACCACCTAATCAGGTTATTATAGGATTAGCCTTATTTTTAACTTTATTTACAATGAGGAATGTAGTTGCTGATATTAATCAAAATGCATTTCAACCGTATTTGAATGAAGAGATTAATCAAATTGAGGCATTTGAAAACGCCATGGAACCTATAAGAGATTTCATGTTTAGGCAAACACGCCAGCAGGATCTTGCTATGTTTATGGAAATTGCTGACGAATCGCCATCTGAAGATTTAGACACCATATCCAATACGGTATTAATTCCAGCGTTTATTATAAGTGAATTAAAGACAGCTTTTCAGATGGGATTTGTTTTATTTATACCTTTCATTGTGCTAGATATGGTAATCGCAAGTACTTTGCTTTCAATGGGAATGATGATGCTTCCTCCGGCGATGATTTCATTGCCCTTTAAGTTGCTATTGTTTATCATGGTAGATGGTTGGAATATTATTATTAGATCTCTTGTTGGGAGTTTTAATTGA
- a CDS encoding response regulator: protein MANGILIVDDAAFMRMMIKDVLTKNGMEVVGEAENGAIAVEKFKELSPELTIMDITMPEMDGIEAVKTIKGIDPNAKIIMCSAMGQQSMVIEAIQAGAKDFIVKPFQAERVLEAVKKVIG from the coding sequence ATGGCAAATGGAATTTTAATTGTAGATGATGCTGCTTTTATGCGTATGATGATTAAAGATGTATTAACAAAGAATGGAATGGAAGTTGTAGGTGAAGCTGAAAATGGAGCAATTGCAGTTGAAAAGTTTAAGGAATTAAGCCCTGAATTAACCATAATGGACATTACCATGCCAGAAATGGATGGGATCGAAGCAGTTAAAACGATCAAAGGTATTGATCCGAACGCTAAAATCATCATGTGTTCTGCTATGGGTCAACAAAGTATGGTAATTGAGGCAATACAAGCAGGTGCTAAAGATTTTATTGTAAAGCCTTTCCAGGCAGAGCGAGTTTTAGAAGCAGTAAAAAAAGTAATAGGTTAG
- the fliY gene encoding flagellar motor switch phosphatase FliY — protein sequence MMSDMLSQEEIDALLSGGGSDSASDPQENNESVSKENFTDQEKDTIGEIGNISMGTAATTLSTLLNHKVVITTPKVSMMSLKEIADEYPVPFVAVEVKYKEGIEGTNLMVLRENDVKIITNLMMGQEPDQTDDPISDLHLSAIAEAMNQMVGSSATSLSEMFMKKIDISPPKPFRLDMKTPDLDEYFSDLDENIIRISFRMEIEGLIDSEIMQLIPLDFAKEMVRTLMPESGDESLPSDNDVVSQPPNNTAAEQQSEQSTISKQESSSDQGYDFDLDFDSEPKSSNQKPRNVNVQPAHFQSFDEQPAERGIPENISLIQDVPLKVTVELGRTVKKINEVLEFGPGTIVELDRVVGEPLDIMVNGQYVAKGEVVVIDENYGIRITDIVNPNKRFSKI from the coding sequence ATGATGAGTGATATGTTGTCGCAGGAAGAAATTGATGCCCTATTAAGTGGGGGCGGTAGTGACTCAGCTTCTGACCCACAAGAAAATAATGAATCGGTTTCTAAAGAAAATTTTACAGATCAAGAGAAAGATACCATTGGCGAAATCGGCAATATTAGTATGGGCACAGCAGCAACGACACTATCAACTTTATTAAACCATAAAGTTGTTATAACAACACCTAAAGTTTCGATGATGTCGTTAAAAGAAATAGCTGATGAATACCCTGTACCTTTTGTGGCAGTTGAAGTTAAATACAAAGAAGGTATTGAGGGTACAAACTTAATGGTATTGAGGGAAAATGATGTAAAAATTATTACAAATTTAATGATGGGACAAGAACCAGATCAAACAGATGATCCAATTTCAGATCTTCATTTAAGTGCTATTGCAGAAGCTATGAATCAAATGGTTGGATCTTCAGCTACTTCCCTTTCAGAAATGTTCATGAAAAAAATTGATATTAGCCCACCAAAGCCTTTTAGGCTTGATATGAAAACCCCTGACCTAGATGAGTATTTTTCAGATCTTGATGAAAATATTATTAGAATATCATTTAGGATGGAAATTGAAGGACTTATTGATAGTGAGATAATGCAGTTAATACCATTAGATTTTGCTAAAGAGATGGTGCGTACGCTTATGCCGGAAAGTGGAGATGAATCATTGCCATCAGATAATGATGTTGTATCACAACCTCCAAACAATACAGCCGCTGAACAGCAATCTGAACAATCGACAATATCGAAACAGGAGTCATCGTCAGATCAAGGTTATGATTTTGATCTTGACTTTGATAGTGAGCCAAAATCATCAAATCAGAAACCTAGAAACGTAAATGTGCAACCAGCTCACTTTCAGTCATTTGATGAGCAACCAGCGGAAAGAGGGATTCCTGAAAACATTTCCTTAATCCAGGATGTACCACTAAAAGTTACTGTAGAACTGGGTAGGACAGTGAAAAAAATCAATGAAGTACTTGAATTTGGTCCTGGTACCATTGTGGAACTTGATCGTGTGGTAGGAGAACCGCTAGATATTATGGTTAATGGACAGTATGTTGCTAAAGGTGAAGTAGTGGTAATAGACGAAAATTACGGTATTAGAATCACTGACATCGTAAATCCTAACAAACGTTTTTCTAAAATATAG
- the fliM gene encoding flagellar motor switch protein FliM: protein MADVLSQNEIDALLAQLSSGEVDADEMKDEKEESKVKLYDFRSPKKLAKDQLRTLQIIHENFARALNTFLSGYLRTYIHAEVINVEELTYYEFSNSVVNPAVLSIVNFEPLSGQVIIDLSPSIAFNIIDRILGGSGKPFNESRTFTEIELTLLKRLKRQVTDLMIDPWENVIELNPKLEKIETNPQFAQIVSPNETIALVTLSLKIGDLEGMLNICLPHIVLEPIIDKLSTKFWFASVSKTVTEEDRKKLQARLEKTNVELIAEIASTHITVKDFLQLQIGDVIELDTTLDSELLLYVGDKAKYSALPGTSNNKMAVKIISKELEGEEDDE from the coding sequence TTGGCAGACGTTCTGTCCCAAAATGAAATTGATGCGTTGCTGGCTCAATTAAGCAGTGGTGAAGTTGACGCAGACGAAATGAAGGATGAAAAAGAGGAATCAAAAGTTAAATTATATGACTTTAGAAGTCCTAAAAAGTTAGCCAAGGATCAGTTGAGAACGTTGCAAATAATACATGAAAACTTTGCCAGAGCACTGAATACTTTTTTATCAGGATATCTTCGAACTTATATTCATGCTGAAGTTATCAATGTTGAAGAATTAACGTATTATGAATTCAGTAATTCTGTAGTAAATCCGGCGGTGCTGTCTATTGTGAACTTTGAACCTTTATCAGGACAAGTGATCATTGATCTATCGCCTAGTATAGCGTTTAATATTATTGATCGTATTTTGGGTGGTAGCGGAAAACCCTTTAATGAAAGCAGAACATTCACTGAAATAGAATTAACTTTGCTAAAAAGGCTTAAGCGACAGGTTACTGATTTAATGATAGATCCTTGGGAAAACGTCATTGAACTCAACCCTAAATTAGAAAAAATTGAAACGAATCCACAATTTGCTCAAATTGTTTCGCCTAATGAAACGATAGCACTAGTTACGTTGAGTCTTAAAATTGGTGACTTGGAGGGAATGCTAAATATTTGTCTGCCGCATATTGTTCTTGAACCGATAATAGACAAACTGAGTACGAAGTTTTGGTTCGCAAGTGTGAGTAAAACGGTTACGGAAGAAGATCGCAAAAAATTACAAGCTAGACTAGAAAAAACAAATGTGGAGTTAATTGCAGAAATTGCATCAACTCATATAACTGTAAAAGATTTTCTGCAACTTCAAATAGGAGATGTGATAGAATTAGATACTACACTGGATAGTGAGTTACTGCTTTACGTAGGAGATAAGGCGAAGTATTCTGCTTTGCCTGGTACCAGCAATAATAAGATGGCAGTTAAGATTATTAGCAAGGAATTGGAGGGAGAAGAAGATGATGAGTGA
- a CDS encoding flagellar basal body-associated FliL family protein — protein sequence MELKKIIIIALVAFLITAIIVGGVLYLFVFRSPDADSPLPTYEYNLGEFSTNLGNQRSFFNGEIVIETTDSDLIAYFEEKNVVLRDRVIKTLISKTPDDVLTQDGQQELRQELINIISEVVESESITNVYFIDYIVQ from the coding sequence ATGGAATTAAAAAAAATTATTATTATTGCATTGGTTGCATTTTTAATTACAGCAATTATTGTTGGTGGTGTTTTGTACTTATTTGTTTTTAGAAGTCCTGATGCGGATAGTCCATTGCCTACTTATGAATACAACCTAGGTGAATTCTCTACAAACTTAGGAAATCAAAGGAGTTTTTTTAACGGAGAAATTGTTATTGAAACAACAGATAGTGATTTAATTGCATATTTTGAAGAAAAAAATGTTGTGCTCAGAGATCGAGTGATTAAAACATTAATAAGCAAAACACCTGATGATGTTCTTACACAAGATGGGCAGCAAGAACTCCGACAAGAGTTAATAAACATTATTTCAGAAGTTGTCGAATCTGAAAGCATAACCAACGTTTATTTTATCGACTATATTGTACAATAG
- a CDS encoding flagellar motor protein MotB has translation MARKKPQEEQKPGAPLWMTTYGDMVTLLLCFFVLLFAFSEVDVAKLDAFIRSFQGAVGVLDAGRTIEPSEVLSESAMDDLTMQELQELEDFRHLKERLEEFLEERNMQADVLVTLQTRGLVLRFQDNVLFDSGRADIKLESEELLNFVGEVLAEPEFLDKNVSVEGHTDTDPLRPGAPFPTNWELSVARSATVVRYMIEEVGLSPLRFRASGYGEYHPVAPNDTPENKAQNRRVDLVVLRSEYAESSF, from the coding sequence ATGGCTCGCAAAAAACCTCAAGAAGAACAAAAACCGGGAGCCCCCTTATGGATGACCACTTATGGCGATATGGTCACACTACTACTTTGTTTTTTTGTTCTGTTGTTTGCTTTTTCCGAAGTAGATGTAGCAAAACTTGATGCATTTATAAGGTCTTTTCAGGGAGCGGTAGGAGTTCTTGATGCCGGAAGAACCATAGAGCCTAGTGAAGTACTTTCGGAATCGGCTATGGATGACTTGACGATGCAAGAATTGCAAGAACTCGAAGATTTTAGACATTTAAAGGAGCGACTTGAAGAGTTTCTCGAAGAAAGAAACATGCAAGCGGATGTATTGGTAACACTTCAGACAAGAGGGCTTGTGTTGCGATTTCAAGACAATGTACTCTTTGATTCAGGAAGAGCTGACATAAAACTAGAATCTGAAGAATTGCTTAATTTTGTTGGAGAGGTATTAGCTGAACCAGAGTTTTTAGATAAAAATGTGAGTGTAGAAGGCCATACAGATACTGATCCTCTAAGACCAGGTGCCCCTTTTCCTACAAATTGGGAGTTGTCTGTAGCGCGCTCAGCAACAGTAGTTCGTTACATGATTGAAGAAGTTGGGCTATCACCTCTCAGATTTAGGGCTTCGGGGTATGGCGAATATCATCCCGTAGCTCCTAATGATACACCTGAAAATAAAGCGCAAAATAGAAGGGTAGACTTAGTTGTTCTTCGTTCTGAGTATGCAGAGTCTTCTTTTTAA
- a CDS encoding flagellar motor protein: MDLATIAGIIIGFMFIIMGIMQDGEIITYLNLPSILIVIGGTISATLVAYPLFKVIEAFKVVRKAFSSKTLEAGAIIEKIIELANTARKEGLLALEEASAEIDDSFLQKGVMLVVDGTDPELVRNLLETELSFVEERHKEGQGIFETMGAYSPAFGMIGTLIGLINMLRRLDDPSTIGPAMAVALITTFYGSLMANLIFLPIANKLKFRSREEILLKEIMLEGMLSIQAGENPRIIEEKLKAFLPPKLREEINQQKEKGEEE; this comes from the coding sequence TTGGATTTAGCAACGATAGCCGGTATTATTATCGGGTTTATGTTTATCATCATGGGAATTATGCAGGATGGAGAAATTATTACATATCTGAATTTACCCTCGATATTAATCGTAATTGGGGGGACCATTTCAGCCACCTTGGTTGCATATCCGCTATTTAAGGTAATTGAGGCTTTTAAAGTTGTTAGAAAAGCATTTTCATCCAAAACTCTTGAAGCTGGAGCTATTATAGAAAAGATAATTGAACTAGCGAATACAGCTCGGAAAGAGGGCTTATTAGCTCTGGAGGAGGCTTCTGCAGAAATTGACGACAGTTTCCTTCAAAAGGGAGTTATGCTTGTTGTTGATGGAACTGATCCGGAATTAGTTAGAAATTTACTAGAAACAGAATTATCATTCGTTGAAGAAAGACATAAAGAAGGTCAAGGTATTTTTGAAACAATGGGTGCCTATTCTCCGGCCTTTGGAATGATAGGAACACTAATCGGTCTGATCAACATGCTACGAAGGCTTGATGATCCATCAACTATTGGACCAGCGATGGCCGTCGCGTTGATTACTACTTTTTATGGCTCCTTAATGGCTAACTTAATCTTTCTTCCTATTGCAAACAAATTGAAATTCCGTAGTCGTGAAGAAATTCTGCTAAAAGAAATAATGCTCGAAGGAATGCTTTCAATACAGGCTGGTGAAAATCCTAGAATTATTGAAGAAAAGCTTAAAGCCTTTTTACCACCTAAATTACGTGAAGAAATTAATCAGCAAAAGGAGAAAGGTGAGGAAGAGTAA
- a CDS encoding flagellar FlbD family protein, which translates to MIKLTRLNKSEIVVNAELIQYLEETPDTVITLTTGNKIVVLENTSDIIERVIVYKRQLGQPNVKED; encoded by the coding sequence ATGATCAAATTAACAAGGTTAAATAAAAGTGAAATTGTTGTTAATGCGGAACTAATTCAATACCTTGAAGAAACACCAGATACGGTGATTACACTAACTACAGGAAATAAAATTGTGGTGTTGGAGAATACTTCTGATATAATAGAGAGAGTGATTGTTTATAAACGTCAATTAGGACAACCTAACGTAAAGGAAGATTAA
- a CDS encoding flagellar hook protein FlgE translates to MMRSMFSAVSGLSAHQLRMDSIGNNIANVNTVGFKANRTTFQDVFNQTLAGAGSPQGGRGGTNPQQVGLGMTVNSMDTLHVRGAVETTGVNTDMMINGDGFFMVSSDPNFQDRSYTRAGDFALDRSGNLVTPGGMRVLGYMADENGVLGTNLEGLVISRAQTFDAEQTENVGFEGNLDSTTKVAIDEDGNQIPLTDIFDEDFRIIPGQEQYVARETTFEVFDNLGGEHRIKQVFVKAEQEEINGENHSVFDVLTFYVGDDGTLYPFTDPDDPLNPDPDDIGLPASHKIYFNEDGKMVNDDGSFTKGLSIDAGATNGAGQLDFTVDFSKLTMFANESTAAALDIDGYKQGSLVDFSVASSGEITGVFDNGQSRVIGQVALANFRNPAGLEKDGSNMYRSTNNSGQAMVGTPGSGGLGALNPSALEMSNTDLSREFTNMITTQRGFQANSRIITTSDEMLQEVVNMKR, encoded by the coding sequence ATGATGCGATCAATGTTTTCAGCTGTTTCCGGCTTAAGTGCCCATCAGCTGCGTATGGATAGCATTGGTAATAATATTGCTAATGTCAATACGGTAGGATTCAAAGCAAATCGAACCACTTTTCAAGATGTATTTAATCAAACCCTAGCAGGAGCTGGTTCTCCTCAAGGCGGGAGGGGCGGTACTAATCCTCAACAGGTAGGACTTGGTATGACGGTTAATTCAATGGATACCCTTCACGTAAGAGGTGCTGTAGAAACGACCGGTGTAAACACGGATATGATGATTAATGGAGACGGATTTTTTATGGTTTCTTCTGATCCTAACTTTCAAGATCGAAGTTATACCCGAGCTGGGGATTTTGCACTGGATCGATCTGGGAATTTAGTAACACCCGGTGGTATGAGGGTACTAGGATATATGGCGGATGAGAATGGAGTGCTAGGAACTAACTTGGAAGGCTTAGTGATTTCAAGAGCGCAAACCTTTGATGCGGAGCAAACTGAGAATGTCGGGTTTGAAGGGAATCTTGATAGTACAACGAAAGTAGCGATAGATGAAGATGGCAATCAAATTCCATTAACAGATATCTTTGATGAGGATTTTCGAATAATACCTGGACAGGAACAATATGTGGCAAGAGAAACTACCTTTGAGGTTTTTGATAACTTAGGAGGTGAGCATCGGATCAAACAGGTGTTCGTGAAAGCTGAACAGGAAGAAATTAATGGTGAGAACCATAGTGTTTTTGATGTTTTAACTTTCTATGTCGGAGATGATGGTACTTTATATCCATTCACTGACCCAGATGATCCCTTGAATCCAGATCCAGACGATATTGGTTTACCAGCTTCACATAAAATTTATTTTAATGAAGATGGTAAAATGGTGAATGATGATGGTAGTTTTACTAAAGGCTTATCGATAGATGCGGGGGCGACAAATGGTGCTGGTCAGCTAGATTTTACAGTGGACTTCTCTAAATTAACTATGTTTGCTAATGAATCTACAGCAGCGGCTTTAGACATCGATGGTTATAAGCAAGGAAGTTTAGTGGATTTCAGTGTAGCCTCTAGTGGAGAAATTACCGGTGTCTTTGATAATGGACAGTCTCGTGTCATTGGCCAGGTTGCTTTAGCTAACTTTCGTAATCCAGCAGGCCTGGAGAAGGATGGAAGCAACATGTATCGCTCAACTAATAACTCTGGTCAAGCTATGGTAGGTACGCCGGGATCAGGTGGTTTAGGTGCCTTGAATCCGTCGGCTTTAGAGATGTCTAACACAGATTTATCTAGAGAGTTTACTAATATGATCACGACTCAACGGGGTTTTCAGGCTAACTCAAGGATTATTACGACAAGTGATGAAATGTTACAAGAAGTTGTTAATATGAAAAGATAA
- a CDS encoding TIGR02530 family flagellar biosynthesis protein: protein MNNIRLKMQPSFNPINSSAIKEKITRDPVAGKKGFGEVLAKQLNKHQGVQFSKHASERLEQRNIQLSPQELSRLDQGIDRAAQKGIRETLIMMDNRAFIASVQNKTVITAAIDEQLKDQTFTNIDGAVIV, encoded by the coding sequence ATGAATAACATACGACTGAAGATGCAACCTAGCTTTAATCCGATCAATTCAAGCGCAATTAAAGAAAAGATTACCAGAGATCCAGTTGCTGGTAAAAAAGGATTTGGAGAAGTTTTAGCGAAACAATTAAATAAACATCAAGGCGTTCAGTTTTCGAAGCATGCTTCAGAAAGACTTGAACAACGCAATATTCAGTTGTCGCCTCAGGAATTGTCCAGACTGGATCAAGGCATTGATAGAGCAGCACAAAAAGGTATTCGTGAAACTCTAATTATGATGGATAATCGAGCTTTTATAGCAAGTGTACAAAACAAGACTGTGATTACGGCTGCCATTGATGAACAGCTAAAAGATCAAACGTTTACGAATATTGACGGAGCCGTTATTGTTTAA
- a CDS encoding flagellar hook capping FlgD N-terminal domain-containing protein yields the protein MSSDAVHGIGNSNIYNPDEVKNTFNDNLDKDAFLKLLTTQLSNQDPLNPMEDREFIAQMAQFSSLEQMQNMNESMKTNHEDMMEHMKIMNNNMVEGHATVAVQIGSLAEVLEAYLATHEDGDEIETDKDEEVNEEAGVENTENTTD from the coding sequence ATGTCTAGTGATGCTGTGCATGGAATTGGTAACTCGAATATTTACAATCCAGATGAAGTAAAGAATACATTTAATGACAATCTAGATAAGGATGCATTCTTAAAGCTTCTCACAACACAGTTAAGCAATCAAGATCCACTTAATCCTATGGAAGACAGAGAGTTTATTGCGCAAATGGCACAATTTAGTTCTTTGGAACAGATGCAGAATATGAATGAATCTATGAAAACTAACCATGAAGACATGATGGAACATATGAAAATTATGAACAACAACATGGTGGAAGGTCACGCAACTGTAGCTGTACAGATTGGTTCTTTAGCTGAGGTTCTTGAAGCTTATTTAGCAACACATGAAGATGGAGATGAAATAGAGACGGATAAAGACGAAGAAGTGAACGAAGAAGCGGGTGTAGAAAATACCGAAAACACGACAGATTAA